From Paenibacillus sp.:
TCCGCTGAGGAGCGAACGCGCAGACCAAGCTCGCGGGCGTCCGACTTCGCCAGGTCGAAAGCGACGATCAACTCGACGCAGTCGCCTTCGATGCCCGGCACGGAGCGGAGCTCGCCGTCCGCGACGGACAGCTCTCCGGCAGCGACATGACGTCCGCGCAGCGATTGCAGCTCTTCCACAGGCTGCATCCGCAGCCGGCCGTCTTCGGTCAGCGAGAGCTCTCTCGGCAGCGTCATGCTGCCCGCCCAATCTTTGCCGAGCGCCTTGCCGTCCATCGGCATCCAGCCGAACAAGATGCGTCGGCCTTTGTCGTCAAGGAACGTCTGCGGCGCGTAGAAATCAAAGCCGTAATCGAGCTTACGGAACGGGCCGTGCGCATACTGGCAGGCGTCGTGATCGAATTGTCCGACGTAGTAGCCCGACAGCCTTGGCGCTTCGACGCCTTCGGGGGAGAGCAGCAGCACGTCTTGCCCGCCCAGCGGGAACAGGTCCGGACATTCGTGCATGTAGCCCATCGTGCCGTCGCTTTCCGTAAGGACATTCCGATACTCCCAAGTTAACAAATCCTGCGAGGTGTAGACGAGCACCTTGCCGCGCCCGTCCTTCTTCGCGCCGAGCACCATATACCACGTGCCTTCATGCAGCCACACCTTCGGGTCCCGGAAATGGTTCGTCTGCCCGATGTGCGCCGGAGGCGCCGGGATAACGGGATTGTCCGGCAATTTCTCGAACGTCACACCGCCGTCCTCGGAGACGGCAACGCATTGCTGCTGGATCAGATCGTCCGGAATGCCGACCGGGGTCGTGAAGATGTTGGCCGTATAGAACAGGTACAGCTTGCCGTCGTGCTCTACCGCGCTGCCCGAGAAGCAGCCGTTGACGTCGTACTCCGCGCTTGGCGCGAGAGCGATCGGCAGACGTTCCCAGCGGACCAAGTCCGAGCTTTTCACATGCGCCCAGTGAATGTCGCCCCACTGCTGGGAGTAAGGGTTATATTGATAGAACAAATGATATTCGCTGTTGTAGTGGATCAGTCCGTTCGGATCGTTCATCCAATGGATCGGCGGACTGACGTGGTACGCCAAGCGGTGCGGGTCGTCCTTCGCGCTTGCGAGCGTCTGTCCGACGAACCGCTCCGCTTTCGCGATGGCCTGCTGATGAGTGTCATGCTGCGTTTGTATTTTCACGATGCAACCCTCAATTCCTTAGTAGTCGCGAGTTTATTTCACGGAGCCTTGCGTAACCCCTTGGAGTATGAAGCGCTGCGCAAAAAGGTAGACGAGCAAAATCGGCAAAATGACGAGAAGGACGGCCGGCAAAAACTTTTCGTTGTCCGACGAGTACGTCCCCTTGAACACTTGAATCGCCAAAGGCAGCGTGAAGCTTTGCTGACCTGCGTTTTGCAAAATCAACAGCGGCAGAAGGAAGTCGTTCCAGATCCACAACACGTTCAGGATCGCGATCGTGACGGTCGTCGGCGTCAAAATCGGCAGAACGATGCGGAAGAACGTCTGTCTGCGGGTGCACCCGTCCATGAACGCCGCCTCTTCCAGCTCGGTCGGAATGCTCTTGATAAAGCCGTGGTAAATAAATACCGCGAGCGAGCTGCCGAATCCGATGTACATGAAGATCAACGTCAGCTCCGGCGCCGTTTGAATCCATCCGAGCTTTTGGCCGTAGATGGACACGAGCGGGATCATGATCGCCTGGAACGGGATGATCATCGATGCGACCATGATGAAGAACATGGCGTTGTTGAACTTCGTCCGGTTCCGCACGAAATAGTGCGCGGTCATCGCGGCGAACAGGCCGATCAGCAATACGCTGCTGACGGTAATGAAGGCGGAATTCCAAAAGCTGCTCATATAGCTCATTTCGCGAGCGGCGGCGCCGAAGTTGTCGAACGAGAACGACGCGGGCAGCGACAGCGGAGAGTCGATAATTTGCGCATTCGTTTTAAAAGAGTTGAATACAAGCAGGACGAACGGCAGCAAGAAGGCGGCCAGGGCGATCAGCAGGATCGCGTACACCGCAACGTTTTGCAGCAGCATTCTCGTTCTCATTACGCCTCGACCTCCATTCGTTTGCCGATGTACACTTGAAAAATCGTAACGGTCGCGACGAGGAAGAACAGGACGAACGCTTCCGCTTGCCCGACCCCGTAATCGAAACGCTGGAACGCCTTATCGTACACGTGCATGGAAGCCATGACCGTGCTGCCGAACGGACCGCCGCCGGTCAACGCGTAGTTCACGTCGTACACCATGAACGCCCGCTGCAGCGACAAGAAGATCGTGACGATGAACGAAGGGACCATCAGCGGCAGCGTCATGTGCGTGAGCCGCTTCCAGGCGCCCGTGCCGTCGATTTTGGCCGCTTCCAGCACATCCTTCGGCACGCTCATGAGACCCGCGATGAAGATAACCATCATGTATCCGGCATATTGCCAGACGGTGACGATGACGAGCGCCCAGAACGCCAAGGTTTCGTCGCCGAGCCACGTTTTGCTGAACAGCGCGATATCGTACTTCGCGCCGATCGTCGTGAAGAGATTGTTAAATACGAATTGCCAAATGAAGCCGAGCACGAGGCCCCCGATCAGGTTCGGCGTAAAGAAGGCGGCGCGGAAAAAGTTTTGCCCCCGCATGCCCGAGGTAACTAAGTAGGAAAGCAGAAAGGCGATCACATTGATCAGGACGACGGTCGCCCCGACGTATTTCAGCGTCAACCACACCGAGGTCCAAAACTTATCGTCCTGGAACACCCCGAGATAGTTGCCGAAGCCCGCGAAGGGCATATCGGACGAAATGCCGTCCCAAGTGAAGAAGGTCATATAAATGCCGTATATAAAAGGAGCGAGAATGACGGCGGCGAACGCCGTTAAGGTCGGCCCGGTGAAGAAGAGCTGATTCCCGATCCGTTTCAGTCGATTTTTTTCGGAGATCATCCGGTGTCCCTCCAGTTCCAAGTGTGAATCAGGGTAGAAAATAAGGAATGTCGATGAGGGCGCGAACCCTCACCGACATTGCCGCGCGTGCATACGATTTACTTCACGTTCTTCCAATACTCTTCGACTTCCGCAGCGAGTGCCGCTCGGTCGGATTTGTCGACGAGGTACTTTTGCATCGAAGCGCCAAGCACCTTCCAGTGGTCGCCCGGGACGTAGTTGCCTGCGAACGGAATCGTTTTGCCGGCGTTGTTGTACTCCTGCAGCGACTTCGCGAGCGGGTTGCTCAGCTCCAGCGTGATGTTCTTGAATGCCGGAATGACGTTGGCTTTGTTGACGAGGAAATCTTGGCCGGCGGCGTCGTACACGAGCCAGTTCAGGAATTTCTTCGCTGCTTCTTGCTGAGCCGGAGTGCTCTTTTCTTTGTCGATGAATACTTGCTTCGTCGCCCCGATCGCGATGGAGGCGTTCGCCGCATCGTTCGCATCGTTGCTGACCGGTACCGGCAGGAAGCCGAAGTCGCCGTCCGGGTTCGATTTTTGCATTTCCGTAATGAGCCAGTTGCCGTTGAAGGTCATCGCCGCTTCGCCCTTCGCGACGGCTGCCGCGCTTTGCTCGAGGTTGACCGCCATCGGGTCGTTCTTCGCTTTGTTATATTGCTTCAGCACATCGAAGGTGTCCAAGAGGCCGTTGTAGGCCGCGTTGTCCGCCAGCTTCACTTCGCCCGCTTGGAGCTGGGACAAGAATGCGGATACGTCGCCTTCCGGCTGGGTAGCATAAGCAAGAGCGAGATAGTGGTTGCCAAGCGACCAATCCATGCTGCCGATGATCATCGGCGCGACGCCTGCCGCTTCGATCGATTGGAACAAGCCTGCCAGCGCGTCGGTCGTATTGATCGTCGCCGGGTCGAATGCTCCGCCGAGCGCTTGTTCGACGACGGCTTTGTTGTAAATCAAGCCGTAGCCTTCAACAGCGAAAGGGAACGCGAGCGTCTTGCCGTCGATTTCGTTCGGCTGCGCGAGGTCGGCGACCCAAGCTTCGTTCGAAAGGTCGGCTGCTTTGTCTTGGAACTTGGCGATATCGCCGGCATCGAGCATCGCCAGCGTCGCCGGCGTGCCTGCCGCGTACAGAGACGATGCGCGCTCGACCGGAGATTGGCTCTCGGCTGCCGTGATGACTTCAACAGTGATGCCGGCGTTCGCGTCCATGAACGTCTTCGCCGCTTCGTTCATCTGCTGCTGAATTTCGGACTTGGAGTTTAAGAACGTAATCTTTACATTTTCCGTCTTGCCCGCGTCGCTGGAACCTTGTTCCGGGCTCGTCGCTTCGGAGCCGCCTCCGCACGCGGTAACGACCATCGCAAATCCGAGCGCAAGCGCCATAGCCCCGCCAAACCGCAATCGTTTCATACGTATCTACCCCTCTTGAATGAATTAGTCGGTAAAGCGATTTCATGACTTGAGTATATATGTCAAGCGGTTGTCATGTCAAGCGGTTGACACAAAGAGGAAAATGAAAAGCCGAACCGTGGAACGATCGGGCTTCTTATGTGCTTCCTCTCTCGATTAAAGTGACCGGCAGGACGTTCTCGAGCGGCACATCGTTCCCGGCGATCATGGCGTCGAGCAATTCGACGACTCTGCGCGCCATCGCTTCCAACGGCTGCTTCACGGTCGTCAGCGACGGGTTCATCAGCTTGGCGACTTCGATATCGTCGTACCCGACCAGCTTAACCCGATCCGGGACCGCAATGCCGCGCGCAGTGCAGGCCTGCATGACGTTCAGCGCGAGCAAGTCGCCGCTGGCGAATATGCCGTCGACGTCCGGATGCTCGGCGAACAGCTTCGCGATTACTCGTTCGTTATCGGCGGCCTCGAACACGTCGGGACCCAATTCGACGAGAACCGGTTCTACGGAACGGGCGCGGAGCGTCCGCACGAACGATTCGGTGCGGCGGTTGCTCAGCAAATCCAGCTGCAGGTTCCCGCTGATGTGGGCGATTTTCCGGCACTGCTTGCTCATGAGCAATTCCGCGACGAGGGCGCCCCCTTGTTCATTGTCCGACGAGACGAAGGGAATGTTCTCGATCCGCCGGTCGAACGTGACGACCGGACGCGCCAGCTTCTTATATTCATCGATCTCCAGCGTATGGCTGGCCATGAAGACGCCGTCCACGCGGTTGCTTTTCAGCATGTCGATGTAATCCTTCTCCTTCTGTTGATCCAGCCTGGAATTACATAGCAGAATCTTGTAACCGAGCGAGGAGGCGTATCGTTCGATATGGTTCGTCAGCTCGGCGAAGAACGGATGGGCGATCGCGGGGATGATGACCCCGAGAATCATGGACCGCTTGCGCGTCAACGATCTGGCGATTTCGTTCGGCTGATAATTGATTTCTTGCATGACGCGATACACTTTCTCGCGCGTCTCTTGGCTGATGTATCCGCGGTTGTTCAATACGCGAGAGACGGTAGTCACCGTGACGCCGGCTCGTTCCGCTACGTCTTTAATCGTTGCCATAGGCTCCCCCCTTCGAAGTAATAATAACGAATTATATCAGCTTCCGGGAAGCCCTGAAAGCAAACCTCATAAATTACCTAGCGATTCGGAGGGTAGTCCGCGGCTGCGAAATTCGTTCCGGCAGGCGAAAAAGTATAGTTTCTAGGGGTGGAAACGTTAGCGCATCATGCTATCCTTTATGGAAACGGTCCACATCCATAAAGGAAGGGGCATTCGAATCATGAAACTTTCCTATGACCAAAAGAAACAACTGATCGACGACGGTTACGTCCGCATCCCGGGGGTCGTGCCGCCGGCGATGATCCGGAACGCATTGCAGGCGATCAACCATTCGATCGGCAGCGGGATGGATACGGAGAAGATGCCGATCTACCGCGCGCAATCGTTCTGCCCCGAGCTGCAGCAGGCGCCGGTCATCGGCGATTTGTTCGACCGTACCCCGGCGATCGATCTCGTCGCGTCCGCCTTGGACGGCCGGGACAGCTTCCGGCGGGGGAAGGGCGCGCAGATCGCGCTGCGCTTCCCGATGCTGCAGGATCCGCCGCCGCGTCCGGCGCCGCATCTCGACGGCATGTACACGCCGACGAACGGCGTTAAGGAGGGAACGATCGCGAGCTTCACCGCGCTCGTCGGCATTCTGCTGAGCGATCTGCCGGAGACGAACGCGGGCAACTTCACGGCGTGGCCGGGCAGCCATCGGCAGTTCGAGCAATACTTCCGGGAGCACGGGCCGGAAGCGCTGCTGAACGGGCTGCCGCCGGTCGAGCTGCCGGAGCCGCGCCAAATTACGGGACGCGCCGGCGATATGATCCTGTGCCATTATTTGCTGGGGCACGGCATCGCGCCGAACGTGTCGCCGAACATCCGGTACGCCGTCTTCTTCCGCATGACGCATGTCGATCACGAATGGCGGAAGCCGATGACGGACATGTGGATGCATTGGGGCGGGGTACGGGACATTCTTCAATAAACTTGCATAATAGAGCATTCGTCACGGGACCTTTCGCCCGGACGGGTGCTCTTTCTTTTTTTTGCCAAAAAAAACGAAAGTGGTCGAAATTTTGTTGTTTGAAGGTCGAAAGCTCGGTAGTAGCTTCGGGGGCGAAACGTTTACGATAAGGGCAGAACTTATGCAGATAGATTTCGGTCAACTAGGAAGGAGCAGAACGATGGTCACCATCACAACGAAACCCGCGGCGGCGACGAAGAAACAGGCGAACGTATGGAAAAATCGCTACAAACCCTATGTTCCGATCTTCCTCATGATGCTGCCTGGCCTGATTTATTTGGTCATCAACAATTATTTGCCCATGTTCGGTCTCGTCATCGCGTTCAAGAAAATCGACTATGCGAGGGGCATCTTAGGCAGCCCGTGGACCGGCTTCGATAACTTTATGTTTCTCTTTAAGACATCGGACGCCTACATTATCACTCGGAACACATTATTGTATAACGGGGTGTTCATCGTCCTGACGGCGATCCTTTCGATCGCGGTCGCCATCTTGTTGAACGAAGTGCGCAGCAAGTTGATGTCCAGGCTGTACCAAAGCATCATATTGCTGCCCTTTCTCATTTCTATGGTCATCGTCGGCTATCTGGCGTTCGCGTTTTTCGGCAATGCGCAGGGCTACGTAAACAATTCGATCTTGCCCCTGTTCGGCATGGATCCCATCTCGTGGTATATGGAACCTCAGTACTGGCCTTATATTTTAACGTTCGTACAGCTGTGGAAGACGGTCGGCTTCACCTGCATCATTTACTTGGCTTCCATTATCGGCATCGATCCGGAGTATTACGAAGCGGCGACGTTGGACGGGGCGAACAAATGGCAGCAAATTCGGACGATTACGATTCCTCTGATCATGCCTGTCATTATTATTATGACGCTGCTCGCGGTCGGCCGCATTTTCTATTCCGATTTCGGACTGTTTTATCAAGTGCCGATGAACTCGGGAATGCTGTACGACACGACGAACGTCATCGATACGTACGTGTTCAGAGGGTTGCTGCAGAACGGCGACATCGGCATGTCCTCCGCCGCAGGCTTCTACCAATCGGTCGTCGGGTTTGCGTTAGTACTGTTTGCAAACTGGTCGGTGAAAAAGTTCAGCAAAGAGAACGCCCTATTTTAAATCGAGGTGAACGGCAATGGGTATGGATCATCGATTATGGCAATGGATTTCGCACGTATGCTTGGCAGTGTTTTCGATCCTGTGCATCGTGCCCTTCGTACTGTTGATCGCCTCGTCCATGTCGAGCGAGCAAGAGATTATCAAGCATGGATACAAGTTTATCCCCGAGGCGTTCAGCCTCGATGCATACCGATATTTGTTGTCCAATTTCAACGTCATCTCCCGGGCATACGGCATTACTGTCCTCGTCACGGTGGTCGGCACGACGGTCAGCTTGGTGATGACGGTGATGCTGGGGTACGGCCTCTCGAAGCGGGAGATGCCGTTCAATCGCTTCTTTACCTTCTTCGTGGTGTTTACGCTGCTGTTCAACGGCGGCTTGGTTCCGACCTATTTGATTTACACGCAAGTGTTCGCGATCAAGAATACGATTTGGGCGCTGCTGATTCCCGGATTGTTGATGAACGGCTTTAACGTGTTCCTGGCGAGCACCTTCTTCCGTACGACCGTGCCGACACCGGTGCTCGAGTCGGCGAGAATGGACGGAGCGGGGGAGATGCGCACATTCTTCCAAATCGTGCTCCCGCTCTCTCTGCCGATCATGGCGACGATCGGATTATTTAACGGGATCGCTTACTGGAACGACTGGAACAACGGGTTGATTTATTTGTCGGATCCGATGTTGTTCAGTATCCAGAATCTATTGAACCAAATGATTCAAAACATCGAGGCGATCAAGACGTCCAGTACGGCATATGGTGCGAGCTCCGCTATGGAACTCCCTAGCGAAACCGTGCGCATGGCGATCGCGGTCGTCGGCATTATTCCGATTCTGGTCGCGTATCCGTTCTTCCAAAAGTATTTCGTGAAGGGCATCGCGATCGGCGCGGTCAAAGGATGATGGGATCGCGCGTTGCGGGCTAAGTAAAGCAATCAGGGGGCAAAATCAATGCCGATTTTGAAAATGAAATGCAACCATATTGCGAATCCGTTAGGATTCGACATGCAAACGGCAGTACTCAGCTGGGTGACCGAAGGCGAACCGGGCATGCGCCAGACGAAGGCGGCGGTGCGGATCGCGTTGGACCCGGACATGCGGCAGGTCGTCTACGATTCGGGTGAACGAGAAGACATCGACGGTATCGCGCACCCCGTCCGCCTGGAGTGGAAGCCGCGCACGCGTTACTATTGGCGGGTGCGAGTATGGACCGACGCGGGCGCGGTCGCGGACAGCGAAATCGCTTGGTTCGAAACGGGCAAAAGAGACGAAGCGTGGCAGGCCCGTTGGATCGGTTCACCGGAGGACATCGAGCATCCGTCGTTCGCCAAAGCGTTCGAATTGCCGGCCGCGCCGATCTCCGCCCGCTTGTACGCGTGCGGGGTTGGGCTCTACGAGGCACAGTTGAACGGTGAACACGTCGGCGGCGAATATTTGACTCCGGGCTGTAACGATTACGATACATGGCTGCAGGTGCAAACGTACGATGTAACGGGCTTGCTGCGCGCCGGCCGGAACGAGCTGAGCGCGATCCTCGGACCGGGCTGGGCGCTGGGACGGTTCGGCCTGCACGGCGGCAAAGTGCGCATGTACGGCGAACGCCCGGCTTTCTTGGCGGAGCTGGTCGTCCGCATGGCCGACGGTACGGAACTTCGGATCGGCACGGACGCTTCCTGGCAAACCGTCGCAAGCGCGATTACGGCGAGCGGCATATACGACGGGGAAACGCTGGACGCCCGGCTGCAGGCGCCGCAGGAGCAGCGCGCGGCCTTGGAAACGGAGCAGCCGGTGAAGGGCCGCCTGACGGACCGGCGGAGCTTGCCGGTCGTTCGCAAGGAGACGCGCCGCGTGTCGGACATCGTGACCACCCCGCAAGGGGACACCGTGCTCGATTTCGGGCAAAACATGGCCGGGTGGGTGACGTTCCGGGCGAACGCCCCGGCAGGAACGGAAATCGTGCTGGAATTCTCGGAATTCATGCAGCACGGGGAATTTTATACGGATAATCTTCTAACGGCCAAGCAGACGTTCACTTATATTTCAGACGGTACGACGGCATGGGTGCGGCCGCATTTTACGTATTTCGGGTTCCGCTATGCGCGCGTGCGCGGGTTGGAGTATATCGAGCCAGAGTCGCTGGAGGCGTGGGTGCTGTATTCCGATATGGAATCGACCGGCGAGCTGGAGACGTCGAACCCTTTGGTCAACCGGCTCGTTCAGAATGCGCTCTGGGGCCAAAAGAGCAACTTCCTTGAAGTGCCGACCGACTGTCCGCAGCGGGACGAGCGGCTCGGCTGGACCGGCGACGCGCAAGTGTTCGCTCCGACGGCAGGCTTCTATATGGATACGGCCGCATTTTTTAGCAAATATTTGTTCGATTTAGCTTGCGAGCAGACGAAGTTGAACGGCGCCGTACCGACGGTGATTCCGCTGATGATCGGAGGCGGAATGTACTCGGCCGCTTGGGGGGACGCGGCCACGATCATTCCGTGGCAGCAATACGTGCAATTCGGCGATGCGTCGATTTTGGAAGCGCAGTGGGATTCGATGAAGAGCTGGGTGGAATATGTAAGGAGCCGCGCCGGAGAAACGCATCTGTGGAAGAACGATCCTCATTTCGGCGATTGGCTGGCCCTGGACAGCACGACCGGCAGCTTGTCGGGAGGAACGCTCCAAGATCTCATCGCGACCGCTTATTACGCCAACTCCGTCCGACTGCTCGCGAAAGCCGCGGAAGTGTTGGGGCGCAAGGAAGACGAGCGCGAATATACAAATCTGTTCGAACAGATTCGGGAGGCGTTCCTCAAGGAGTTCGTTACCCCGAACGGGCGCATCGTCTCCGTCACCCAAACGGCGCAAATTCTTCCGCTCTATATGGAGCTTTTGCCCGAGGAATGGAGACAGGGCGCGGCGGATACGCTGGCGCAGCTTGTCGTCAAGGCGGGCTACCGTCTGCAGACCGGCTTCGTCGGCACGCCTTTCCTGTGCAAGATGCTGTCCGACTACGGGCATAGGGATCTGGCATACAAGCTGCTGCTCAACGAGGAGCTTCCCGGCTGGCTGTATCCGGTGAAGATGGGGGCTACCACGGTTTGGGAACGTTGGGATTCGGTGTTGCCGGACGGGAGTATGGCTCCGCACGGAATGAATTCTCTGAATCATTACGCCTACGGCTCCATCGTCACCTGGATGGTACAAGATATGGCGGGGATTCAGCCGATGGAGAATGCGCCGGGGTATCGCCGCTTCCGGCTCGCGCCGAAGCCGAACGGCCGTCTGCGGCACGCGAAGGCCCGTTACGACAGCCGCGCCGGAACGATCGAGAGCGGCTGGTCTCTAGAGGACGACGGAACGCTGCGGCTGGAATTCGTCGTGCCGTTCCATACAGAAGCGGAGCTGATTCTGCCCGACTGCGAACCGGGAAGGATTCGGTACGAAGGGGCGCGCAAACCGTCCGACATCGTACAGGACGGCGCCGACTGCCGCATGAAGCTTGCGGCCGGAACGCATCGC
This genomic window contains:
- a CDS encoding LacI family DNA-binding transcriptional regulator yields the protein MATIKDVAERAGVTVTTVSRVLNNRGYISQETREKVYRVMQEINYQPNEIARSLTRKRSMILGVIIPAIAHPFFAELTNHIERYASSLGYKILLCNSRLDQQKEKDYIDMLKSNRVDGVFMASHTLEIDEYKKLARPVVTFDRRIENIPFVSSDNEQGGALVAELLMSKQCRKIAHISGNLQLDLLSNRRTESFVRTLRARSVEPVLVELGPDVFEAADNERVIAKLFAEHPDVDGIFASGDLLALNVMQACTARGIAVPDRVKLVGYDDIEVAKLMNPSLTTVKQPLEAMARRVVELLDAMIAGNDVPLENVLPVTLIERGST
- a CDS encoding carbohydrate ABC transporter permease: MRTRMLLQNVAVYAILLIALAAFLLPFVLLVFNSFKTNAQIIDSPLSLPASFSFDNFGAAAREMSYMSSFWNSAFITVSSVLLIGLFAAMTAHYFVRNRTKFNNAMFFIMVASMIIPFQAIMIPLVSIYGQKLGWIQTAPELTLIFMYIGFGSSLAVFIYHGFIKSIPTELEEAAFMDGCTRRQTFFRIVLPILTPTTVTIAILNVLWIWNDFLLPLLILQNAGQQSFTLPLAIQVFKGTYSSDNEKFLPAVLLVILPILLVYLFAQRFILQGVTQGSVK
- a CDS encoding alpha-L-rhamnosidase — encoded protein: MPILKMKCNHIANPLGFDMQTAVLSWVTEGEPGMRQTKAAVRIALDPDMRQVVYDSGEREDIDGIAHPVRLEWKPRTRYYWRVRVWTDAGAVADSEIAWFETGKRDEAWQARWIGSPEDIEHPSFAKAFELPAAPISARLYACGVGLYEAQLNGEHVGGEYLTPGCNDYDTWLQVQTYDVTGLLRAGRNELSAILGPGWALGRFGLHGGKVRMYGERPAFLAELVVRMADGTELRIGTDASWQTVASAITASGIYDGETLDARLQAPQEQRAALETEQPVKGRLTDRRSLPVVRKETRRVSDIVTTPQGDTVLDFGQNMAGWVTFRANAPAGTEIVLEFSEFMQHGEFYTDNLLTAKQTFTYISDGTTAWVRPHFTYFGFRYARVRGLEYIEPESLEAWVLYSDMESTGELETSNPLVNRLVQNALWGQKSNFLEVPTDCPQRDERLGWTGDAQVFAPTAGFYMDTAAFFSKYLFDLACEQTKLNGAVPTVIPLMIGGGMYSAAWGDAATIIPWQQYVQFGDASILEAQWDSMKSWVEYVRSRAGETHLWKNDPHFGDWLALDSTTGSLSGGTLQDLIATAYYANSVRLLAKAAEVLGRKEDEREYTNLFEQIREAFLKEFVTPNGRIVSVTQTAQILPLYMELLPEEWRQGAADTLAQLVVKAGYRLQTGFVGTPFLCKMLSDYGHRDLAYKLLLNEELPGWLYPVKMGATTVWERWDSVLPDGSMAPHGMNSLNHYAYGSIVTWMVQDMAGIQPMENAPGYRRFRLAPKPNGRLRHAKARYDSRAGTIESGWSLEDDGTLRLEFVVPFHTEAELILPDCEPGRIRYEGARKPSDIVQDGADCRMKLAAGTHRFSYAPTVAYLPRYNSYSDLRDLLADERIAAIVRKHIPDIDRKQGAVFGMKLASMREMQFVTRITNEQLDAMDQELDYYYKSTVGV
- a CDS encoding phytanoyl-CoA dioxygenase family protein, with the translated sequence MKLSYDQKKQLIDDGYVRIPGVVPPAMIRNALQAINHSIGSGMDTEKMPIYRAQSFCPELQQAPVIGDLFDRTPAIDLVASALDGRDSFRRGKGAQIALRFPMLQDPPPRPAPHLDGMYTPTNGVKEGTIASFTALVGILLSDLPETNAGNFTAWPGSHRQFEQYFREHGPEALLNGLPPVELPEPRQITGRAGDMILCHYLLGHGIAPNVSPNIRYAVFFRMTHVDHEWRKPMTDMWMHWGGVRDILQ
- a CDS encoding sugar ABC transporter permease, which translates into the protein MISEKNRLKRIGNQLFFTGPTLTAFAAVILAPFIYGIYMTFFTWDGISSDMPFAGFGNYLGVFQDDKFWTSVWLTLKYVGATVVLINVIAFLLSYLVTSGMRGQNFFRAAFFTPNLIGGLVLGFIWQFVFNNLFTTIGAKYDIALFSKTWLGDETLAFWALVIVTVWQYAGYMMVIFIAGLMSVPKDVLEAAKIDGTGAWKRLTHMTLPLMVPSFIVTIFLSLQRAFMVYDVNYALTGGGPFGSTVMASMHVYDKAFQRFDYGVGQAEAFVLFFLVATVTIFQVYIGKRMEVEA
- a CDS encoding ABC transporter substrate-binding protein, translated to MKRLRFGGAMALALGFAMVVTACGGGSEATSPEQGSSDAGKTENVKITFLNSKSEIQQQMNEAAKTFMDANAGITVEVITAAESQSPVERASSLYAAGTPATLAMLDAGDIAKFQDKAADLSNEAWVADLAQPNEIDGKTLAFPFAVEGYGLIYNKAVVEQALGGAFDPATINTTDALAGLFQSIEAAGVAPMIIGSMDWSLGNHYLALAYATQPEGDVSAFLSQLQAGEVKLADNAAYNGLLDTFDVLKQYNKAKNDPMAVNLEQSAAAVAKGEAAMTFNGNWLITEMQKSNPDGDFGFLPVPVSNDANDAANASIAIGATKQVFIDKEKSTPAQQEAAKKFLNWLVYDAAGQDFLVNKANVIPAFKNITLELSNPLAKSLQEYNNAGKTIPFAGNYVPGDHWKVLGASMQKYLVDKSDRAALAAEVEEYWKNVK
- a CDS encoding glycoside hydrolase family 32 protein — protein: MKIQTQHDTHQQAIAKAERFVGQTLASAKDDPHRLAYHVSPPIHWMNDPNGLIHYNSEYHLFYQYNPYSQQWGDIHWAHVKSSDLVRWERLPIALAPSAEYDVNGCFSGSAVEHDGKLYLFYTANIFTTPVGIPDDLIQQQCVAVSEDGGVTFEKLPDNPVIPAPPAHIGQTNHFRDPKVWLHEGTWYMVLGAKKDGRGKVLVYTSQDLLTWEYRNVLTESDGTMGYMHECPDLFPLGGQDVLLLSPEGVEAPRLSGYYVGQFDHDACQYAHGPFRKLDYGFDFYAPQTFLDDKGRRILFGWMPMDGKALGKDWAGSMTLPRELSLTEDGRLRMQPVEELQSLRGRHVAAGELSVADGELRSVPGIEGDCVELIVAFDLAKSDARELGLRVRSSADGSEYTAIRYDTAAKTLSFDRTRSGAGETGVKSCTVEHLGGDTLTLRLFLDRSTVELYANEGDYVMSGFVFPNPESRGIQVYAVGGTAVVRQIEFWELEDVSASLRASL
- a CDS encoding ABC transporter permease, translated to MMLPGLIYLVINNYLPMFGLVIAFKKIDYARGILGSPWTGFDNFMFLFKTSDAYIITRNTLLYNGVFIVLTAILSIAVAILLNEVRSKLMSRLYQSIILLPFLISMVIVGYLAFAFFGNAQGYVNNSILPLFGMDPISWYMEPQYWPYILTFVQLWKTVGFTCIIYLASIIGIDPEYYEAATLDGANKWQQIRTITIPLIMPVIIIMTLLAVGRIFYSDFGLFYQVPMNSGMLYDTTNVIDTYVFRGLLQNGDIGMSSAAGFYQSVVGFALVLFANWSVKKFSKENALF
- a CDS encoding carbohydrate ABC transporter permease, translated to MGMDHRLWQWISHVCLAVFSILCIVPFVLLIASSMSSEQEIIKHGYKFIPEAFSLDAYRYLLSNFNVISRAYGITVLVTVVGTTVSLVMTVMLGYGLSKREMPFNRFFTFFVVFTLLFNGGLVPTYLIYTQVFAIKNTIWALLIPGLLMNGFNVFLASTFFRTTVPTPVLESARMDGAGEMRTFFQIVLPLSLPIMATIGLFNGIAYWNDWNNGLIYLSDPMLFSIQNLLNQMIQNIEAIKTSSTAYGASSAMELPSETVRMAIAVVGIIPILVAYPFFQKYFVKGIAIGAVKG